From a single Lolium rigidum isolate FL_2022 chromosome 7, APGP_CSIRO_Lrig_0.1, whole genome shotgun sequence genomic region:
- the LOC124674327 gene encoding xylose isomerase produces MKGAKLLVLLVASSLCIYAAIAAQGTCPADVDAKSGDGADDDWEGEFFPGISKIKYEGPTSKKPLAYKWYNAEEVILGKKMKDWLRFSVAFWHTFRGTGGDPFGAATKAWPWEDGTNSLAMAKKRMKAHFEFMEKLGVDRWCFHDRDIAPDGKTLAETNANLDEIVELAKQLQDETNIKPLWGTAQLFMHPRYMHGAATSPEVKVYAYAAAQVKKALEVTHYLGGENYVFWGGREGYQTLLNTDMKRELEHLANFLQAAVDHKKKIGFNGILLIEPKPQEPTKHQYDWDVATTFSFLQKYGLTGEFKINVECNHATLSGHSCHHELETARINDLLGNIDANTGDPQVGWDTDEFLTDISEATLVMSSVVKNGGLAPGGFNFDAKLRRESTDVEDMFIAHISGMDTMARGLRNVAKLIEDGSLDELVRKRYQSFDSEIGAMIEAGKGDFETLEKKVLEWGEPTVPSGKQELAEMLFQSAL; encoded by the exons ATGAAGGGCGCAAAGCTCCTAGTCTTGCTGGTGGCGTCATCTCTGTGCATCTACGCTGCG ATCGCTGCGCAGGGGACCTGCCCAGCCGACGTCGACGCCAAGAGCGGCGATGGTGCTGATGATGATTGGGAGGGCGAGTTCTTCCCTGGCATTTCCAAAATCAAGTATGAG GGTCCAACCAGCAAGAAGCCGCTTGCTTACAAGTGGTACAACGCGGAGGAAGTGATTCTCGGCAAGAAAATGAAA GATTGGCTGCGGTTCAGCGTGGCGTTTTGGCACACTTTCCGTGGTACTGGAGGAGATCCTTTTGGTGCCGCTACAAAGGCTTGGCCTTGGGAGGATGGCACCAATTCCTTGGCCATGGCCAAGAAGAGAA TGAAAGCTCACTTCGAGTTCATGGAGAAGCTTGGAGTTGACAGGTGGTGCTTCCATGATAGGGACATCGCGCCTGATGGCAAAACGCTCGCG GAAACAAATGCTAACTTAGATGAGATAGTTGAGCTGGCAAAACAACTCCAG GATGAGACCAATATAAAGCCACTGTGGGGGACTGCACAGCTATTCATGCATCCGCGTTACATGCATGGAGCTGCTACTAG CCCAGAGGTCAAAGTGTATGCTTATGCTGCTGCTCAAGTGAAGAAAGCTTTGGAG GTTACTCACTACCTGGGTGGTGAAAACTATGTATTCTGGGGTGGAAGAGAGGGTTACCAGACTCTTCTCAATACAGATATGAAGAGAGAACTTGAACATTTG GCTAACTTTCTTCAAGCTGCTGTTGACCACAAGAAGAAGATCGGCTTTAATG GAATATTGTTGATTGAGCCTAAACCACAAGAACCAACAAAGCATCA GTATGACTGGGATGTTGCAACTACATTCTCTTTCCTACAGAAGTATGGTCTGACAG GAGAATTCAAGATAAATGTTGAGTGCAACCATGCTACTCTGTCTGGGCACAG CTGTCATCATGAGCTTGAGACTGCACGCATTAACGACCTTCTTGGTAACATTGATGCAAACACTGGTGATCCACAAGTTG GTTGGGACACAGATGAGTTTCTTACAGATATTTCAGAGGCTACTTTGGTTATGTCAAGTGTAGTTAAGAAT GGTGGACTTGCACCTGGTGGCTTCAACTTCGACGCGAAACT GCGGAGGGAGAGTACTGATGTTGAGGACATGTTTATTGCTCATATCTCAGGGATGGACACAATGGCCCGTGGCCTTCGCAATGTTGCCAAGCTGATTGAG GATGGTTCCTTGGATGAGCTTGTCCGTAAGCGCTACCAGAGCTTCGATAGTGAGATTGgcgccatgattgag GCTGGGAAAGGAGACTTTGAAACACTAGAAAAGAAGGTCTTGGAGTGGGGTGAACCAACTGTTCCATCAGGCAAACAG GAGTTGGCTGAGATGCTGTTCCAATCCGCTCTGTAG